The Magnolia sinica isolate HGM2019 chromosome 11, MsV1, whole genome shotgun sequence DNA window tgactgtggggctcacggaAATGTAATCTCCTTACATCCACGTCGTCCAAccgtttctccagctcattttacggcacAGACCCAAAATTgtagcagacccaaatctcaggtggaccacaccacaggaaacagtcgcgattgacaattaaaaacctctTGTGCGCCACAGacgctttggatcaagttgatatttgtttagtcacttcatccaggcctttgtgaccttaacaacagttggatggcaaaaaaaattccggtggcccctaaaaagtttttaatggtgggtgttcaatcacgacagcttcctgtggtgtggtccacttgagattttcatCCGCTGAATTtctgggctcatgatctaaactggagaaacggatgaacggagtggatatgaggaaaatacatcaaggtgggctccacagtcaggaaTCCACCGAAGCCACTCCCATCTCACATTGCCTTGATGCTTCTTCCACCCTTCTAGCTTTCACATGCAGAGCAgcagcagctctctctctctctctcagaaatcTCAGTCCCTCtaacaaagaaagagaaaaggggcAAGAAGAAACTCTCAAATGACCGATAACTCCCGCACATATCTTCTCCCCGCTCGAGTCGCGTTCCTCGCTCTTGTCTCTGCCACCGCTTTCTGCCTCTGGAAATCTCGAACCCTCCGTAAGCAGAGGCTCTGCTCCTCTAACACTAACCCTAGGAAGAAAGGcaagatcttcttcttctccgaGACCGGTACCTCCAAAACCCTATCCCTTGGCCTCTCCAACCTCCTCTCCTCCCATAACCTCCCTTTCGACCTCGTCGATCCCTCTCTCTATGAGCCCGAAGACCTCCCCACAGAATCTCTCCTCCTCGTCGTTGCCTCCACCTGGGAAGACGGCAATCCCCCTCCAAACGCTCAATTCCTCTCCCGCTGGCTCTCTGAGAGCGCCTCCGATTTCCGAGTCGGCTCCCTCCTCCTTTCGTCTTGCAAATTTGCGGTCTTCGGTGTCGGCAGCCGATCCtatggtcccaccttcaatgctGCTGCCAGGGATTTCTCGCAGCAGATGCGGGCACTTGGGGCGTCGGAGATCCTGCCTGTTTGTGAAGGGGACGTCGATGGTGGAGATCTTGATGAGGTTTTCGATAGGTGGAGTCAGAGATTGGTAGGTGTCTTGAAAACATATTTGGGAGCCAAAGACGATTTATTTGTTGACTCTAGGTTAGAGAGTGAGGGTATGAGTGAGAGTGAGAGCTTTGGAGGTTCAGAAGAAGAGTTTGAGGATGAAGATGAGAAGAGCTCAGAAGCTGTTCTAGTCGATCTGGAGGATATTGCTGGTAAAGGTCCTTCAAGGAGTTCTTCTGCGAAGGCATCCGAGTCGGGCTCTATTAAGTGTAAATCAACATCTTTAAGAAATGGAGAGAAGGAGATGGTAACTCCAGTTATTCGGGCTAGCTTAGAGAAACAGGTGGGTCTGTTTGTCTGCTGCTTCTGTCTATGCTTTCCGTTCCTCTACTGGTtgaacttttctttttttgaaagattactGGTTGAACTTTTGTGATGCAAATGATCTTGGAAACTTCACTTTGTTGTGCTTGAGGTCACAAGATGTCTATGGAATCATTCAATTTCAGTTCAAGTAAATCACATAATTCAACTAGACTGACTTTGTTGGTTTCTTGAAGCAATATGATAGTTTTAACCTTAGCCCCACGGTGTTATTTCACTTTCCATTAGTTTAAGGAAaatctatggaaaaaaaaaaaaaactcacagtTTGACTTGGTTTTTATGTGAAGAGAATTATATGAAATCCTAAGGTTCATCCACAGTAGAAGGGGATTGCATAAAACTTGAGGCTGTTAATGGTTTAAACATTAGTTTGTCTCTCACAAATTGCTGGGAGATGAAATAACCTTCTAGAATACTTTTTGGAGATTTTttgttcttgtttttcttttcccACTATCTTAAAGTGTCAGACAAAGATACAAACGGATGATGAGAGGTCATCCAGTTAATCCAAAGAGGAATATTCCCTCAGCTACCCTGAAAGCCTCCACCGGCCTCCCTACAAAGGTATTAGTGGTCTGTACCGATTCTGCAACTAACCACTCAGCCTCATGGAAGACCGGATCAGAATTGGATGCCTTGTCACAAAAAGTACGGCTGTCGTGCTCTAGCCAAATCAGCCATTGAGCCAAATCAACCATTCAATGGCAGGGACTGAGAACCACATGATCCTTTTCACACGAAATCCATCAACTTCACTATGGGAAAGGCCTTTTTTTGAAAAGAAAGTAAACCACTATAAGAGAAGGAAGCCCTAAAAGAACAACCTAATCATCTGCAATATTATTACACATGTACATAAAGATATTTCTATCAACTCTTTGCTCATGTAGTTATGCATGTTCAATAATATTGCATATCATTAGCTTTCTCCTTTAGGGCTCCACCTCTTATAGCAGCTCAGTTGTTGTCCAAAAACAGGCCTTTGCTATCACAAGCTGATGAGTCTCTGTACTCTTTGAACTTGTTAATGGTGTTGGTGCATATAACATGTAAGATTCACATGTTCAAATTAACATTTTTTTCCCTTGATGAATGGCTTAGCTTTATTGATAAACAGAAAACTAAAAATACAACATAAGGCTGCGGTACCACCAGCCCAATGAAAAGCTCTAGCAAAAGGCTAGACAATAGCAGAGACAACAGGCAGCAGCAGCAAACCTTATACTGAAAAGCAAAACAAAAGCACTACCTGAGAATGAGAGAAACTGAAAGTTGCTCCACTATGTTGAAATTAAAGTTGCTTCACTATGAAGTCTCAACACATGGTAAAATGGTCAATTTGTCACAGCCCAAGTTGGGGACGGTTGTTCACAAGCATGGCATGTTTGACTTGCGAGTAAAGATTCTGAAGGGCATTACTGTATGCATTGATGATTGCCATTGCATATTACTCATTCAGCAATTCTTTTGATTATCCAGTTACATTCAGCAATTCTTTTGATTTATCCAATTACATGTCCAAGCCACTTGTTTTGGTTGCTCTTCTTGTATTTTTTACTACAATAAGTTTTGGAGAAAAAAAGGTGCTACCAAGTTAGTTCAGTCTGGATGATTTATTTGTGCAGGGATATAAAATTATTGGTTCACATAGTGGTGTTAAGCTCTGTAGATGGACCAAGTCACAACTCCGTGGCCGTGGGGGTTGCTACAAgcactcattttatggcatagaaAGCCATAGGTAATTGTTAACCTAATGTCTTTTTTTCGTTCATGCCTTGGCCATCGAGTAATTTAATTGGTTTGGTGATTTATCCCTTATTGTTAATTTGTTATAACTCATTGATGGATATGATTATAGTTGGTCCCCATTGGCCTATTAATTGGTTTTTACACATCACATTTGAGATATTTTCGAGATGTACAATCTGGAATTAATTCGAATGGACAGTTGTCACTGTAACTATTCTATATTGATAGTGATCTATGTCATGGTTGTTGAATCAGCACAGGAACAAGTTTCATTGCCAGACATTTTAATGAGGTTCAGGTACAAATTTCTAAGAATGACTAGGCTttacatccattttttttttttttaaaaataaaatgttaAATCATTAATAAAAATGAAAGTTCTAGAAATCAAGCAAAGCGAGGGGTGTTGGGGGCTTTGGTATAAGATGATTTAGACTGAG harbors:
- the LOC131218490 gene encoding S-adenosyl-L-methionine-dependent tRNA 4-demethylwyosine synthase; the protein is MTDNSRTYLLPARVAFLALVSATAFCLWKSRTLRKQRLCSSNTNPRKKGKIFFFSETGTSKTLSLGLSNLLSSHNLPFDLVDPSLYEPEDLPTESLLLVVASTWEDGNPPPNAQFLSRWLSESASDFRVGSLLLSSCKFAVFGVGSRSYGPTFNAAARDFSQQMRALGASEILPVCEGDVDGGDLDEVFDRWSQRLVGVLKTYLGAKDDLFVDSRLESEGMSESESFGGSEEEFEDEDEKSSEAVLVDLEDIAGKGPSRSSSAKASESGSIKCKSTSLRNGEKEMVTPVIRASLEKQGYKIIGSHSGVKLCRWTKSQLRGRGGCYKHSFYGIESHRCMETTPSLACANKCVFCWRHHTNPVGKSWQWKMDDPLEIVNAAIDQHTRMIKQMKGVPGVKQERLSEGLSPRHCALSLVGEPIMYPEINSLIDELHRRRISTFLVTNAQFPEKIRMLKPVTQLYVSVDAATKESLKAIDRPLFGDFWERFVDSLKALREKEQRTVYRLTLVKGWNAEDIDSYLNLLGIGKPDLIEIKGVTYCGSSATSKLTMENVPWHSDVKAFSEALALKTNGEYQVACEHVHSCCVLLAKADKFKINGQWFTWIDYEKFHDLVASGKPFNSVDYMAATPSWAVYGADEGGFDPDQSRYRKERRHGAASLQS